GCCGCCGTTGGCGCCGGCATCGCGCTCGGCATCATCGGTCTCGCCGCCGGCGCGGCCATCGCATCCGAGAACAGCCGCCGCTACGAGCGCTACGACGACGGTTATTACCCGCGCCGCAGCTATTACGGCGGTGGCGGTTATTACGCCCCGGCTCCGCGCGCCTATTATTACGACGAAGCGCCGCCGCGGGTCTATTACCAGCGTCCGGCCCGTAATTTCTACACGCCGGGCAGCAACATGCATGACTGGGATTGAGGCCGACAGGCTTCTGAACCCGGATCGGAACGAGGCGCGGCCGCAAGGCCGCGCCTTTTTCTTTTGGGTTTGGAGAGGGTGCTCGATCGATCGGACACGGGGGGCGCGCCCGTCGAAAAAGATGACGCGAGCTCAACACATCGTCTTGCCCGGGCTTGTCCCGGGCATCCACGCATTCATCCGTTCGCGGGGCAAGTCGTGGATGGCCGGGACAAGCCCGGCCAAGACGAGAGGGCGGTGCAAGATGCGCTCATCCATTCAAGCTTCATGAGTAACATCAATGCCATACACTTACATTCCTCATCCCAACGCAAAAGCGAGCTTTTGCGCTGGAGGTGCGAGCGAAGCGAGCCTCGACGGACGGCAAACCATGGTGCCGCGCGCTTCAATTCGAGACAATCAGGCCCTAACTGACCAGCGCGAGCGCCAGCGGAATGGTCGCCACCGCCACCAGGGTCTGGACGGTCAGGATCTCGGCCATCAGCGTTGCGTCGCCGCCCATGTGGCGGGCCAGGATATAGGAGCCCGAAGCGGTCGGCATGGCCGCGCAGAGCACCGCCACCTGCAACGGCACCCCGGAGACGCCCAGCGCCATGGCGATGGCGCCGACCATGGTCGGCATCAGCACGAGCTTCAGCGCGCAGCTGAGCCAGGTCAGGGCCCGCGGCCTGAGCGCCGCCTTGACGTCGAGGCCGGCGCCGACCAGCAGCAGGCCGGCACCGAGCGCCGCCGAGCCCAGGATATCGCCGAACCGCATGAGCACCACCGGCACCGGCAGGCCCAGCGCGTTGATCACGATGCCAATGGCCGAGGACCAGATGAACGGATTGGTGACGATCGCCTTCAGCGTCGGACCGAGCACCACCGGCCGGTCCTGGGCATAATGCTGCAGCATGATCACCGCGAGCACGTTCAACAGCGGGATCATCGCGGCGACCGCTATTGCCGTCAGCGTCAGGCCGACGGTCGCGTGCAACGCGCCGGCGGTGGCGATGGCCACGAAGGAATTCCACCGCGTGGCGCCCTGGAACACCGAAGTGAAGGCCGGTCCGTTCATGTCGAACAGCCGGGCGAGCAGCGGCCGCGCCGCCAGCAGCAGGCCGGTCATGATCAGGATCGACCCGATCAGCGCCACGCCGACCTCGATCACCGGCACGGTGGTGAGGTCCGCCTTGGCCAGCGTCATGATGATGACGGCCGGAAAGAAGACGTAGTAGGTCGCCCGCTCCAGGCCGTTCCAGCCGCCGCTGTCCATCAGGCCGCGGGTGCGCAGCAGCGCACCGAGCACGATGATCAGGAAGACCGGGGCGAGGCTTGAGATGATCGGGGACATGATGCGGCAGGCCGTGGCGGGAGGCGACTTGCATCACGCCGGGGCGGGCAGGGCAAGTGCCATCGGCGCATGGCGGTGCCCGCGGCTGGCGCCTGCCGGCAAAGGAGGCTCCGGTCTCGCCAGCGCCCTGCCGCTGTCGTTATGCTGCGGCCGTCCCTTGCCGCGGTGCCATGCTCTATTTCGCCTACGGGTCCAACATGCATGAGGCCGACATGGCGCGCCGCTGCCCCGGCGCCCGTGTGTGCGGCGTGGCGCGCCTCGACCACCACCTGATCTTTATCAACAGCGAAGGCTATGTGGCGGTCGGCGGCACGCCCGGCCGGTCGGTCCACGGTGTCGTCTGGCGCCTGACGGCCCGCCACGTCGCCGTGCTCGACCGCTACGAATGCGTCGACCGGGGCCTCTATCGAAAGCGCATGCTGCCGGTGCGCCTGAACGGGCAGACCGTGATGGCCCTGGTCTATGCCGCAGGCGCGATCGCCGAGGGCCAGCGCCCGCTCAGCGACCATTTCCGTCGCGCGGTCAGGGCTTCGGCACTCGCCTGGAACCTGCCGCCGGTCTATATCGCCCGTCTGGACCGCCTCGCGCGGAACGGTTTTCGCAGGTGAGTCCCGGCTTTCGCCGCCGGGGCCCGGTTTTCGAGGTTGAGGCCTGACATGAGCATGCTTGCCCATCTTCTCTCGCGCTTCGTCAAGAACGGCCGCCTGACCGTTCTGCATCACGATGGCGGGCGCGAGAGCTTCGGCTCCGGCACCGGCGGGCCGGATGTGACGGTGAAGCTGCATGACGCCAAGGTGCAGCGCGAGCTGTTCTTCAACCCGGAACTGGCCTCGGCCGAAGCCTATATGGATGGCCGCCTGACGATCGAGAACGGCGGCAAGGTGCTGGACCTTCTGACCCTGTTCTCGGTCAACCGGACGGGCTTGGGCTCGCATCCGGTGCAGCAGGCCCTGCGCAAGGTCTGGCGCGCGCTGAAGCGCCGGCACCAGGCCAACAAGGTCGGCCAGGCCGCCGCCAATGTGTCGAGCCACTACGACCATCCCAGGGCCTTCTACGAGCTCTGGCTGGACGAGACCATGAGCTATTCCTGCGCCTATTTCGAGCGGCCGGACGTCTCGCTGAGGGATGCGCAGGTCGCCAAGATGCGCCATATCGCGGCCAAGCTGCGGCTCGAACCGGGCATGACGGTCGCCGAGATCGGCTCCGGCTGGGGCGGGCTTGCGACCTATCTCGCCGCCGTCTGCGACGTGCACGTCACGGCCATCAACGTCTCGCCGGATCAGCTGGCGGCGTCCAAGGACCGGGTCGAGAAGGCCGGCATCGCCGACCGCGTCACCTTCTTCGAAAAGGACTATCGCGAGCTC
This portion of the Phreatobacter stygius genome encodes:
- a CDS encoding AEC family transporter, producing the protein MSPIISSLAPVFLIIVLGALLRTRGLMDSGGWNGLERATYYVFFPAVIIMTLAKADLTTVPVIEVGVALIGSILIMTGLLLAARPLLARLFDMNGPAFTSVFQGATRWNSFVAIATAGALHATVGLTLTAIAVAAMIPLLNVLAVIMLQHYAQDRPVVLGPTLKAIVTNPFIWSSAIGIVINALGLPVPVVLMRFGDILGSAALGAGLLLVGAGLDVKAALRPRALTWLSCALKLVLMPTMVGAIAMALGVSGVPLQVAVLCAAMPTASGSYILARHMGGDATLMAEILTVQTLVAVATIPLALALVS
- a CDS encoding gamma-glutamylcyclotransferase family protein; this encodes MLYFAYGSNMHEADMARRCPGARVCGVARLDHHLIFINSEGYVAVGGTPGRSVHGVVWRLTARHVAVLDRYECVDRGLYRKRMLPVRLNGQTVMALVYAAGAIAEGQRPLSDHFRRAVRASALAWNLPPVYIARLDRLARNGFRR
- a CDS encoding SAM-dependent methyltransferase, with the translated sequence MSMLAHLLSRFVKNGRLTVLHHDGGRESFGSGTGGPDVTVKLHDAKVQRELFFNPELASAEAYMDGRLTIENGGKVLDLLTLFSVNRTGLGSHPVQQALRKVWRALKRRHQANKVGQAAANVSSHYDHPRAFYELWLDETMSYSCAYFERPDVSLRDAQVAKMRHIAAKLRLEPGMTVAEIGSGWGGLATYLAAVCDVHVTAINVSPDQLAASKDRVEKAGIADRVTFFEKDYRELTGRFDRVVSVGMMEHVGVSHFDDYFSTVKRLLNDGGYAMIHAIGRMSPPGTTAPFIRKYIFPGGYVPALSEVFASTERTGLWVDDCEVLRLHYYWTIKAWRENFEAVRDQVVAMQGERFARMWEFYLAAVELGFLHGSNMVYQLLLSDTRDAVPVQRDFITAAEAALKPRETRLPWSST